Genomic DNA from Actinomycetota bacterium:
GAGGCGCACGCGCGCCGTGGTGCTGGACGTCGTGCTCACGGGGGCTTCCGTGCTCATCGTGCTCGGTATCGCGAGCCTGATCCTCACCCCGCCCGGCAGGTCGATGGCGGTCGAGGTGAGCGACACGCAGGCCACCGCCGGCGAGATGGTGCTCTACGGCACCGTCGTCGAGGACACCGGCAAGCCGGTCCGCGGCGCGACCGTCGTGGTGACGCGTGACTCCACCGGCCAGCAGGTGGCGAGTCTGTCGAGCGCGGCGGACGGCACGTTCCGCGCCGCGCTCACGCCGATCGCCGACACCTACCGGATCGCTGCGTCGGCCGACGTCGGCGGGCGGATGGTGCGCGACACCGTCCGGGTCGACATGTCACCCGGGCACGCGTACGGTGTCCGTATCGAGCTGAGGTCGAGGGACTACTTCCTCTTCATCGCACT
This window encodes:
- a CDS encoding carboxypeptidase regulatory-like domain-containing protein, which produces MVLDVVLTGASVLIVLGIASLILTPPGRSMAVEVSDTQATAGEMVLYGTVVEDTGKPVRGATVVVTRDSTGQQVASLSSAADGTFRAALTPIADTYRIAASADVGGRMVRDTVRVDMSPGHAYGVRIELRSRDYFLFIALPSY